The following coding sequences are from one Augochlora pura isolate Apur16 chromosome 6, APUR_v2.2.1, whole genome shotgun sequence window:
- the Pqbp1 gene encoding poly-glutamine tract binding protein 1 produces MPLPAALAARLAKRGLISGSEKHELSKKEAKKRVHEEVIAEDYDSTKDDISQIDISQKFMGYSGCPNKYNIYHDCTKKCKELWSLGHVQPSDKYLKKQMRLIQKYPLPETWKAVYDPGCAQHYYWDWSSDLVAWLPPGHPKCQISQPASQLREELHLKAAEQDDNLSSDDSGSDQEQAEVDEPESKKERKIENRSKYKPGENKRNQRLERSDSKDKKDRTLDPMDPASYSDIPRGKWSDGLARHNEAKTGADTTASGPLYQMRPYPSPGAVLRSNRASKPESESTNKPKVSGPEKPE; encoded by the exons ATGCCGCTTCCAGCTGCTCTTGCCGCGCGACTTGCGAAAAGAGGACTGATCTCTGGTTCAGAGAAACACG AATTGTCGAAGAAAGAAGCTAAGAAAAGGGTTCACGAAGAAGTAATTGCGGAAGATTACGATAGTACAAAAGATGATATCAGTCAAATtgatatttctcaaaaatttatG GGTTACAGTGGTTGCccaaacaaatataatatttatcacgaCTGCACAAAAAAGTGCAAGGAGTTGTGGAGCCTCGGACATGTTCAACCCTCTGACAAGTATTTGAAGAAACAGATGAGGCTCATACAAAAGTATCCTTTACCAGAGACTTGGAAAGCCGTCTATGACCCTGGCTG tgcCCAGCACTACTACTGGGACTGGTCGTCAGATTTAGTAGCTTGGTTACCACCGGGTCATCCAAAATGTCAAATATCGCAACCAGCTTCTCAATTAAGGGAGGAATTACATCTGAAGGCAGCCGAACAGGACGATAATTTATCTAGTGACGATAGCGGCAGTGATCAAGAACAAGCTGAA GTAGACGAACCGGAGTCTAAGAAGGAGAGGAAAATAGAGAACAGATCGAAATACAAACCAGGAGAAAACAAAAGGAATCAAAGATtggaaaggagcgatagtaaGGATAAAAAGGATCGTACTCTGGACCCCATGGATCCAGCTTCTTACAGCGATATTCCACG GGGTAAGTGGTCAGACGGTTTAGCAAGGCATAACGAAGCTAAAACGGGCGCCGATACAACAGCCTCGGGCCCGCTTTACCAAATGCGACCATATCCTAGTCCAGGCGCAGTACTTAGATCGAATAGGGCCAGCAAACCGGAATCAGAATCGACTAACAAGCCCAAAGTGTCAGGTCCCGAGAAAccagaataa
- the Mef2 gene encoding myocyte enhancer factor 2 isoform X1: protein MGRKKIQISRITDERNRQVTFNKRKFGVMKKAYELSVLCDCEIALIIFSSSNKLYQYASTDMDKVLLKYTEYNEPHESLTNKNIIEALNKKEHKGAMSPESPEPDAIEYNLTPRTEAKYTKIDEEFQLMMQRHQHNGTRAMGQSNYTLPVSVPVNSFGESLLGSSPQMAHTSISPRPSSSETDSVYPPGGMLEMSNGYPPSASPLGGSPSPGPSPALGVGGGSANKGSNPSRHSPQPPPPPPPPHPHRTNLRVVIPTPLTQPLSDDTSYDSGHAQSALNTPVVALQTPSVPAGYSSFGPTDYSSDLGSLAWSHQRYVDDLSMYSAATMSSISGLPHLAVSSSTPPPATSPLPVKIKSEPISPPRDPHGGNSGSTSSGPSTGSSLHHTTLNVGPSSSTGAPPPHHVPHPGPQSLNLVSNRPNSNPPASHSGSITPTNLPSPGSGTVADIRTSHSNAAGNAGNNSDYENGPLMKRSRITEGWAT from the exons ATGGGTCGGAAGAAGATTCAAATTTCGCGCATCACGGACGAACGGAATCGTCAG GTGACCTTCAACAAACGGAAATTCGGCGTGATGAAGAAGGCGTACGAGCTGTCTGTGCTCTGTGACTGCGAGATTGCGCTGATTATCTTCAGCTCGAGCAACAAGCTGTATCAGTATGCGAGCACCGACATGGACAAGGTTCTTCTCAAGTACACCGAGTACAACGAACCCCACGAGTCCCTCACTAACAAGAATATCATCGAG GCACTCAACAAGAAGGAACATAAGGGTGCCATGTCGCCAGAGAGTCCGGAGCCGGACGCGATCGAGTACAATCTGACTCCGCGGACCGAAGCCAAATACACCAAGATCGACGAGGAGTTTCAGCTGATGATGCAGAGGCACCAGCACAACGGTACCCGC GCAATGGGACAGTCTAATTACACTCTACCAGTATCAGTACCAGTGAATAGTTTCGGCGAATCTCTACTTGGATCTAGTCCCCAAATGGCCCATACCAGCATTTCTCCGCGACCGTCGTCTTCTGAAACTGACTCAG TGTATCCACCTGGAGGGATGTTGGAAATGAGCAACGGATATCCCCCGTCGGCATCGCCGTTGGGTGGCTCCCCTAGTCCGGGTCCTTCACCGGCGCTAGGAGTCGGAGGAGGCAGCGCAAACAAAGGCAGTAATCCGTCTAGGCATTCGCCACAACCCCCGCctccaccaccgccaccacaTCCTCACAGGACTAATCTACGAGTAGTTATTCCAACACCCCTTACGCAACCCCTTTCCGACGACACTAGTTACGAT AGCGGCCATGCGCAATCTGCATTAAACACACCGGTAGTAGCGTTACAAACACCATCGGTCCCAGCCGGTTACTCGAGTTTCGGACCAACGGATTATTCCTCGGACCTCGGGAGTTTAGCATGGTCTCATCAGAGGTACGTTGATGACTTATCAATGTATTCGGCAGCCACCATGTCCAGCATCAG TGGTCTTCCGCATCTGGCAGTGTCGAGTAGTACACCGCCGCCAGCCACTTCGCCGTTGCCAGTAAAGATAAAGAGCGAGCCGATCAGTCCTCCCAGAGATCCGCACGGAGGTAACAGCGGCTCAACGAGTAGCGGCCCTAGCACGGGCAGCAGTCTGCATCACACGACCCTGAACGTAGGTCCGTCGTCAAGCACCGGAGCTCCGCCGCCTCATCACGTGCCCCATCCCGGACCTCAGTCGTTGAACCTGGTATCGAACAGACCGAACAGCAATCCACCGGCGTCCCATTCGGGCAGCATAACGCCGACGAATCTGCCGTCTCCGGGTAGCGGCACGGTCGCCGATATCAGAACAAGTCACTCGAACGCTGCCGGAAATGCTGGGAACAACTCCGATTACGAGAATGGGCCTTTGATGAAGCGCTCGCGGATCACCGAGGGCTGGGCgacttaa
- the Mef2 gene encoding myocyte enhancer factor 2 isoform X2, with translation MGRKKIQISRITDERNRQVTFNKRKFGVMKKAYELSVLCDCEIALIIFSSSNKLYQYASTDMDKVLLKYTEYNEPHESLTNKNIIEKEHKGAMSPESPEPDAIEYNLTPRTEAKYTKIDEEFQLMMQRHQHNGTRAMGQSNYTLPVSVPVNSFGESLLGSSPQMAHTSISPRPSSSETDSVYPPGGMLEMSNGYPPSASPLGGSPSPGPSPALGVGGGSANKGSNPSRHSPQPPPPPPPPHPHRTNLRVVIPTPLTQPLSDDTSYDSGHAQSALNTPVVALQTPSVPAGYSSFGPTDYSSDLGSLAWSHQRYVDDLSMYSAATMSSISGLPHLAVSSSTPPPATSPLPVKIKSEPISPPRDPHGGNSGSTSSGPSTGSSLHHTTLNVGPSSSTGAPPPHHVPHPGPQSLNLVSNRPNSNPPASHSGSITPTNLPSPGSGTVADIRTSHSNAAGNAGNNSDYENGPLMKRSRITEGWAT, from the exons ATGGGTCGGAAGAAGATTCAAATTTCGCGCATCACGGACGAACGGAATCGTCAG GTGACCTTCAACAAACGGAAATTCGGCGTGATGAAGAAGGCGTACGAGCTGTCTGTGCTCTGTGACTGCGAGATTGCGCTGATTATCTTCAGCTCGAGCAACAAGCTGTATCAGTATGCGAGCACCGACATGGACAAGGTTCTTCTCAAGTACACCGAGTACAACGAACCCCACGAGTCCCTCACTAACAAGAATATCATCGAG AAGGAACATAAGGGTGCCATGTCGCCAGAGAGTCCGGAGCCGGACGCGATCGAGTACAATCTGACTCCGCGGACCGAAGCCAAATACACCAAGATCGACGAGGAGTTTCAGCTGATGATGCAGAGGCACCAGCACAACGGTACCCGC GCAATGGGACAGTCTAATTACACTCTACCAGTATCAGTACCAGTGAATAGTTTCGGCGAATCTCTACTTGGATCTAGTCCCCAAATGGCCCATACCAGCATTTCTCCGCGACCGTCGTCTTCTGAAACTGACTCAG TGTATCCACCTGGAGGGATGTTGGAAATGAGCAACGGATATCCCCCGTCGGCATCGCCGTTGGGTGGCTCCCCTAGTCCGGGTCCTTCACCGGCGCTAGGAGTCGGAGGAGGCAGCGCAAACAAAGGCAGTAATCCGTCTAGGCATTCGCCACAACCCCCGCctccaccaccgccaccacaTCCTCACAGGACTAATCTACGAGTAGTTATTCCAACACCCCTTACGCAACCCCTTTCCGACGACACTAGTTACGAT AGCGGCCATGCGCAATCTGCATTAAACACACCGGTAGTAGCGTTACAAACACCATCGGTCCCAGCCGGTTACTCGAGTTTCGGACCAACGGATTATTCCTCGGACCTCGGGAGTTTAGCATGGTCTCATCAGAGGTACGTTGATGACTTATCAATGTATTCGGCAGCCACCATGTCCAGCATCAG TGGTCTTCCGCATCTGGCAGTGTCGAGTAGTACACCGCCGCCAGCCACTTCGCCGTTGCCAGTAAAGATAAAGAGCGAGCCGATCAGTCCTCCCAGAGATCCGCACGGAGGTAACAGCGGCTCAACGAGTAGCGGCCCTAGCACGGGCAGCAGTCTGCATCACACGACCCTGAACGTAGGTCCGTCGTCAAGCACCGGAGCTCCGCCGCCTCATCACGTGCCCCATCCCGGACCTCAGTCGTTGAACCTGGTATCGAACAGACCGAACAGCAATCCACCGGCGTCCCATTCGGGCAGCATAACGCCGACGAATCTGCCGTCTCCGGGTAGCGGCACGGTCGCCGATATCAGAACAAGTCACTCGAACGCTGCCGGAAATGCTGGGAACAACTCCGATTACGAGAATGGGCCTTTGATGAAGCGCTCGCGGATCACCGAGGGCTGGGCgacttaa
- the Mef2 gene encoding myocyte enhancer factor 2 isoform X4, producing the protein MGRKKIQISRITDERNRQVTFNKRKFGVMKKAYELSVLCDCEIALIIFSSSNKLYQYASTDMDKVLLKYTEYNEPHESLTNKNIIEALNKKEHKGAMSPESPEPDAIEYNLTPRTEAKYTKIDEEFQLMMQRHQHNGTRAMGQSNYTLPVSVPVNSFGESLLGSSPQMAHTSISPRPSSSETDSVYPPGGMLEMSNGYPPSASPLGGSPSPGPSPALGVGGGSANKGSNPSRHSPQPPPPPPPPHPHRTNLRVVIPTPLTQPLSDDTSYDSGHAQSALNTPVVALQTPSVPAGYSSFGPTDYSSDLGSLAWSHQSGLPHLAVSSSTPPPATSPLPVKIKSEPISPPRDPHGGNSGSTSSGPSTGSSLHHTTLNVGPSSSTGAPPPHHVPHPGPQSLNLVSNRPNSNPPASHSGSITPTNLPSPGSGTVADIRTSHSNAAGNAGNNSDYENGPLMKRSRITEGWAT; encoded by the exons ATGGGTCGGAAGAAGATTCAAATTTCGCGCATCACGGACGAACGGAATCGTCAG GTGACCTTCAACAAACGGAAATTCGGCGTGATGAAGAAGGCGTACGAGCTGTCTGTGCTCTGTGACTGCGAGATTGCGCTGATTATCTTCAGCTCGAGCAACAAGCTGTATCAGTATGCGAGCACCGACATGGACAAGGTTCTTCTCAAGTACACCGAGTACAACGAACCCCACGAGTCCCTCACTAACAAGAATATCATCGAG GCACTCAACAAGAAGGAACATAAGGGTGCCATGTCGCCAGAGAGTCCGGAGCCGGACGCGATCGAGTACAATCTGACTCCGCGGACCGAAGCCAAATACACCAAGATCGACGAGGAGTTTCAGCTGATGATGCAGAGGCACCAGCACAACGGTACCCGC GCAATGGGACAGTCTAATTACACTCTACCAGTATCAGTACCAGTGAATAGTTTCGGCGAATCTCTACTTGGATCTAGTCCCCAAATGGCCCATACCAGCATTTCTCCGCGACCGTCGTCTTCTGAAACTGACTCAG TGTATCCACCTGGAGGGATGTTGGAAATGAGCAACGGATATCCCCCGTCGGCATCGCCGTTGGGTGGCTCCCCTAGTCCGGGTCCTTCACCGGCGCTAGGAGTCGGAGGAGGCAGCGCAAACAAAGGCAGTAATCCGTCTAGGCATTCGCCACAACCCCCGCctccaccaccgccaccacaTCCTCACAGGACTAATCTACGAGTAGTTATTCCAACACCCCTTACGCAACCCCTTTCCGACGACACTAGTTACGAT AGCGGCCATGCGCAATCTGCATTAAACACACCGGTAGTAGCGTTACAAACACCATCGGTCCCAGCCGGTTACTCGAGTTTCGGACCAACGGATTATTCCTCGGACCTCGGGAGTTTAGCATGGTCTCATCAGAG TGGTCTTCCGCATCTGGCAGTGTCGAGTAGTACACCGCCGCCAGCCACTTCGCCGTTGCCAGTAAAGATAAAGAGCGAGCCGATCAGTCCTCCCAGAGATCCGCACGGAGGTAACAGCGGCTCAACGAGTAGCGGCCCTAGCACGGGCAGCAGTCTGCATCACACGACCCTGAACGTAGGTCCGTCGTCAAGCACCGGAGCTCCGCCGCCTCATCACGTGCCCCATCCCGGACCTCAGTCGTTGAACCTGGTATCGAACAGACCGAACAGCAATCCACCGGCGTCCCATTCGGGCAGCATAACGCCGACGAATCTGCCGTCTCCGGGTAGCGGCACGGTCGCCGATATCAGAACAAGTCACTCGAACGCTGCCGGAAATGCTGGGAACAACTCCGATTACGAGAATGGGCCTTTGATGAAGCGCTCGCGGATCACCGAGGGCTGGGCgacttaa
- the Mef2 gene encoding myocyte enhancer factor 2 isoform X3 — protein sequence MGRKKIQISRITDERNRQVTFNKRKFGVMKKAYELSVLCDCEIALIIFSSSNKLYQYASTDMDKVLLKYTEYNEPHESLTNKNIIEEHKGAMSPESPEPDAIEYNLTPRTEAKYTKIDEEFQLMMQRHQHNGTRAMGQSNYTLPVSVPVNSFGESLLGSSPQMAHTSISPRPSSSETDSVYPPGGMLEMSNGYPPSASPLGGSPSPGPSPALGVGGGSANKGSNPSRHSPQPPPPPPPPHPHRTNLRVVIPTPLTQPLSDDTSYDSGHAQSALNTPVVALQTPSVPAGYSSFGPTDYSSDLGSLAWSHQRYVDDLSMYSAATMSSISGLPHLAVSSSTPPPATSPLPVKIKSEPISPPRDPHGGNSGSTSSGPSTGSSLHHTTLNVGPSSSTGAPPPHHVPHPGPQSLNLVSNRPNSNPPASHSGSITPTNLPSPGSGTVADIRTSHSNAAGNAGNNSDYENGPLMKRSRITEGWAT from the exons ATGGGTCGGAAGAAGATTCAAATTTCGCGCATCACGGACGAACGGAATCGTCAG GTGACCTTCAACAAACGGAAATTCGGCGTGATGAAGAAGGCGTACGAGCTGTCTGTGCTCTGTGACTGCGAGATTGCGCTGATTATCTTCAGCTCGAGCAACAAGCTGTATCAGTATGCGAGCACCGACATGGACAAGGTTCTTCTCAAGTACACCGAGTACAACGAACCCCACGAGTCCCTCACTAACAAGAATATCATCGAG GAACATAAGGGTGCCATGTCGCCAGAGAGTCCGGAGCCGGACGCGATCGAGTACAATCTGACTCCGCGGACCGAAGCCAAATACACCAAGATCGACGAGGAGTTTCAGCTGATGATGCAGAGGCACCAGCACAACGGTACCCGC GCAATGGGACAGTCTAATTACACTCTACCAGTATCAGTACCAGTGAATAGTTTCGGCGAATCTCTACTTGGATCTAGTCCCCAAATGGCCCATACCAGCATTTCTCCGCGACCGTCGTCTTCTGAAACTGACTCAG TGTATCCACCTGGAGGGATGTTGGAAATGAGCAACGGATATCCCCCGTCGGCATCGCCGTTGGGTGGCTCCCCTAGTCCGGGTCCTTCACCGGCGCTAGGAGTCGGAGGAGGCAGCGCAAACAAAGGCAGTAATCCGTCTAGGCATTCGCCACAACCCCCGCctccaccaccgccaccacaTCCTCACAGGACTAATCTACGAGTAGTTATTCCAACACCCCTTACGCAACCCCTTTCCGACGACACTAGTTACGAT AGCGGCCATGCGCAATCTGCATTAAACACACCGGTAGTAGCGTTACAAACACCATCGGTCCCAGCCGGTTACTCGAGTTTCGGACCAACGGATTATTCCTCGGACCTCGGGAGTTTAGCATGGTCTCATCAGAGGTACGTTGATGACTTATCAATGTATTCGGCAGCCACCATGTCCAGCATCAG TGGTCTTCCGCATCTGGCAGTGTCGAGTAGTACACCGCCGCCAGCCACTTCGCCGTTGCCAGTAAAGATAAAGAGCGAGCCGATCAGTCCTCCCAGAGATCCGCACGGAGGTAACAGCGGCTCAACGAGTAGCGGCCCTAGCACGGGCAGCAGTCTGCATCACACGACCCTGAACGTAGGTCCGTCGTCAAGCACCGGAGCTCCGCCGCCTCATCACGTGCCCCATCCCGGACCTCAGTCGTTGAACCTGGTATCGAACAGACCGAACAGCAATCCACCGGCGTCCCATTCGGGCAGCATAACGCCGACGAATCTGCCGTCTCCGGGTAGCGGCACGGTCGCCGATATCAGAACAAGTCACTCGAACGCTGCCGGAAATGCTGGGAACAACTCCGATTACGAGAATGGGCCTTTGATGAAGCGCTCGCGGATCACCGAGGGCTGGGCgacttaa